ACATTAAAGCCACATCTGAATCAGACCCTTCAGAGAAATAGCAATGCTGTCTTGCTAAAACCAACTTTGATCAGTCTGAATCTGTTTGCTCACTGTATTCCAAATAAAGCAAACACCTGAAATTCTCTTGCTGATACTTTTTCAAATGGCAGGATTCATCTCTTATGGTTCATATCCTCCCAAACCAGGTAACACAAGTCACAGTCTAGAAATGACAGCTCTCTGTGGTCACAAGAGGCCAGATAACACACAATAGTAGAGCTACTGGGCTTAAATCTGGTCATGGTTATATCAGGTGGGTCCTGCCTAAACACTTGCAGTGTCAGTGGTGCCATATCTGTGCTGCTGGCTTGCAATCAAAGCTGGGCTGTCACTCAGAACCAGGGCTCTATGGCACATGTTCTCTCTGGCCCTGGCACCCAGCCAAAGAGTGGGCTTGAATACAAACATCCTGGCAACAGCAGGCACCAGTCAACAATATCTGTCAAAGAGATGTCATTTCATATTTGCCTTTTGTACTTTAGACACCTTTTAAGCATCTAGGTGACCCTTTCCTAATATTTCACAGGTGCAAAATGAAAAGGGCATGTTCTAACTACTTTTTCAACCAAACTTGGAACTAAAGAGTCTCAGTTTCCTCAGACCTGTGGCCTAAAACATTTGCTATGGCACATGTGACAGTCATTCGTGTCCTGCTGATATTAAGCCTTTTCCAACATAAGACACTGTTTTCCACAATCCTGGCAAATGGAGAAGAAGACATAAAGGGTAAGTAAACTATTAACAGTTCATTCTCTGCTAACCTTCCAAGATCTCTAATCTGAATTGTCAAGGCACTTTCTAGGGCCCATAGAGAGATACAGAGACCTGCAGAAGGGGAGGTGTCCAAGACAGGCAAAagtgaataatttaattttgagaGCTGCAAAGAGCAGCATGATTCCCATTGCTGAAAGTCATATTCAGCAAAGCTCAGAAATTCCTGCTCCATGCAAGAACAGAGGTCCTGGTAGAGCTACTGGGCATGCAAGCCTTGCTGAGAGACAATTCCTTAGTGCACACAGTGGAGGATCCTATAACTATGTAATATCATTGCAATTGTAGATGCACTTAGGCTGCATAATACTCTGTGGACCACCAAGGATGATTCAAGAGTTATTTTGTCCTGGAACAATAACCTGACAAAAGAAGAAACCAAGAAATACACTGTGAAGTATATTTTGATTTATAAGTTCTTCAATACCActaaggaaaggaaagtaaGTTCTTCAGAGGTTGCACACAGTGCAAAGTAAAATAATATATTGTATTATTCAGTAGATGAGTTTGCATAATTTCCCTTTCAATACTTAGAACTGTCTATCTTCATGgtgtttcttcttcctctccttagGAAAGactgcaggagaaggaaaagataaTACATCTTCAATTACACTCTGGTTTTAATGCTAAAGTTAAGACACAACTTTTtgcaaaagaaacagaagacatAATTAAGGAGAGTGACTGGACAGAATTTACTTACAAGGCACCTCCAGGTCAGCTATTTCCTGCTTGTTGTTAGGACATCCAAGCATTTATGATAATTTTCTGTCTTACTTGGAGAATTTCTGAAATctcattattattttctgctactttttttttttttgtacagctATGCTAAGAATATGGTTCATAATACCTTTAGACATTGCagaattatttcctttattaGATGTGCTTAGATTCAGAAAACTCCAACTCTGCTGAGCAAGGCGTCAGTATGACCCAAACactcttttcattttccctaGCAACTCATGTATCATAAGGATTGCCTTCTGTATCACATGATTTCAGCAATTCTTAGAAGATCAgagatttaaatttatttttaagtgggTTACTAAGGCTCTGGTGTTAGTAGCAGATGTGCTTCCCAGTTTTCACTgtctaaaaagcaaaaagacCTATTTTTTCTCAGgtagtactttttcatgcttcTAGAAATAAGCCAATATAACGGGTTTGTAAAGGCAACCATCTTGTTGTTATTAGGAAATCAGGGTACAATAAAcatgactctttttttttaccatttctttGTTGCAGTTTACATTCAGAATCTTTCATGCATCATAtataacatttcttttttcaattgCACCTGGCATATCAAAGCAGAAGCTCCTGAAGATATCCAGATCTTTATCTCATACAGGTAAAGGATGTTTAGCAAAATAAGTATGAAACCATGATTTTGGACCTAAgtctttgatttaaaaaaaaccttgtaTTTCCTTCTCACAGACATGTAGGAAAGGTTTTTGCATGCCAGCAATATATAAAAAatgcaaggaagaaaaatattggaTGCTATatgaaagaaatacatttccaaccatcaagaaaaataaatttgaacatAACTGTGAGAAATTTGAGAAATAGTTCAGGAGGACTGTCTTATTATAAAGCTTTCACACCTCAGACAATAGGTGAGTATTGTCTATTATTGTAtattatgaaaaaattatttattggtTACttcatgaaaagcaaaaaaggaaataggTGTGACAAAGTCATAATATTAATTCTAACTATTTAGGCATTATCTTAGTGTGAATGCTGCACAAAGATTAAACAAAATGAATTAAGGTTGaaggctttttaatttttttagtctGATTTAATAACATTGTTTAtctataattttaattaaaagaaaagatagGCTAATTTGAGGAAACAATATTTATAAGCATTGCAGCCttgtttctccattttttttcttttctatcctTTTTTTAGAGTGCTGAGCAAGTGTGATTAAGAAAAAGAACATAGTCACGAGTCTCATTTATAACCTGAATTTAAGAATATGAATGTTCTCAAAAATTAgtagcatttttatttattttttaagttaaaaatatcttggcagttatttttaattattgacAGTTTTGAATGATcatataaaattacttttcttaaCTTCTCTGGGAAGTTTGAATTAATCTCATGGGTAAGAAATTCACCTGAAATTTAGCAAAGATTGCAGATTCAAATGCCTTTTAAGTCTTTAACATGTTGATCATCTTCCAGACCTGTAACCTGGGAATCAGTCATAGCCCAAGGGATTGCAAAAATACAATTCAAACCtctaaatatttattctgaGTTAGATCTCTTCTGACCTTTTCTAAGACATTACAATTGTTTGCTTCACCTAAAGCTTTACACTGCAATTAGAGCCAGCTATAATCTGACATATGACAAAAGGATGAAATGAAATTGTTGCCTATTCTTGACATCCTTACAGAGGGGAAAATTGTCTGGCAGCAGTATTTTAGGGACTAAACATAAAATCcctgcttcttcctcttctcatGGCTCATGACTCTTCAGGGCTCATGGTGTGCTCCCACCCTCAAAGGCTGCTAGAGCAAGCACAGCACCTGCATGGACCCATCGTGCTGCCACTCACCCTCTGGCTTTTCTCACATTGCAGCTCTGTCATCCCCAGACCACACTGACCCTGTCTGCAGAAACTTGCCAtgcacttctgcctctgctgggagggatttttcagaaaactcCAGCTGGAGTTCTTCCTttcacagaaatgcagcagcagctgagaaggTCTGAGAATACCTGAGTACTGAGCACACAGTCAGGAGCAGTGCTCTAACACTTGCCACGCTAAAAAACAACTGTGGATTTGATTCTCTGAATCCAAGGCTGAAATCCTGGGGACCCAAATGTCCCTTGCTTCCAATACTGTATTTCCTCCAGAGCAAGTGCTTGCTCGCTCCTctacaggagagagaaagagagatatTTCTTAAGCATCTGCAGAAATCTTCACGTATTGAATCAGAAAAATTCTATGGGCAACAGGTTGTTCTGATAAATTGTGAGTGCTTCATCCCTAGAAGTGCTCAAGGACAGGTTCAATGGAGATTTGAGCAATCTGCTCCAGTGGgaggtggccctgcccatggAGGGGTTTTGGAGCTGGGTAGTCCTTAAGGccccttcaaacccaaacccttctaaGATTCTATGAAGAATTTCTAAGTGTTCCCTCTGTAATAACCCCTCTCTGAGAGatgaaattgcatttttttaaaagtaataataCCAGGACTCAAGGTCTTCTCAACTCCAACATTGACTCTGGAGAGGGCCTTCTTCTCCTTCCACTCTTTCTGCCTTTCCTAGAAAGATTCGCGGAAAACCCAAACCGGGTCCCTTTATTTTGAGGCACTTACTGAACAGCAACTTCTAAGAAAATGTGTCACTCAATAGAATGTCTTCTTTGGGCGTGGCATATTCCAAAACACTCAGCTGTGTATTTTAAGGACTGATATACCCTCATTTGTTTTACATCTGTTTAAATATGAGAAAGCATAATGTACAGAAGGTCTCTCTGtgctctttatttttcagagaagCTTAACCCGCCAATCAACGTCTCAGTTTCCCTTGAAAACAGAAGTATTAATATTCATTGGAAACCTCCACCTACTATTGGTTCAGCaaggaaaaagtgttttttgTACCAAGTGAAAATAACAGATCATAAGGTAATCAGTTTCCCTGGTGATACACTTAGTCTGTACAACGTAACTTCCACAAAAACAAGACGTCCCTCAACTTTAACAGAATTTAATCTCAAACAAACTTTAAAGAAATCCCATTGTCTTTAATGAATAATCCAACTTGTCTTtctgataaaaatgaaaaatcaataCATTTTATGAAATCTTTCAGAGTCAGGCTTGCATTGAAGTCAATTTGGAGTTTATGTCTTCAATATTAAATTTGAATTGTAAATTATTATCACATAGACCATATTGACTTTTTTTGCTATAGAAAGAGAAGTATCATTTGAAAGCTAGGAAAGGTTGCCAAGTaccatggaaaacaaaattagaaTTTGAATTTCTGGTAAAGTCTGAAATCAACAAGCCAAAACTGAGTAATAAGGAAATTCCTATGATTAGGAAATACAGGTCAAATACATCAACACAAAATAAGGAATTAAAATATAGGAGTCATCACAGAAGAAAGAAGGTCTGTGGATTGCATTGAACCACAAACTGAGTCAATCATTCTGTGTTAGGCAAAGGTCAAATATTATTTATGTGTATATGACCAGCATGTCACATGTAAGATGCAGGTTGTGACTAACTTGCCTGTCTAGATGCTGAGTTTCCCCTGAAGTTTCATATTGTGCTTTGGGTACCACAAAATATTAATAGACACCAGAACTGGAAAAGCCttaaagggaagagaaagaagtgacATGGTGCACTGAGTCAAATCCACTCCACATCAGTCAGTATGAAGGGAACAGATCACGCTTTCCTAACACCAAGGAAGCAAAGATTCCATGCTTCTCCATGTATGAGATTCATCCTTTCTACTTCTTTCCAGCCTTCTAACATCACTTTTAACTTCTACAAGCAAgagttttctctctttcttattACTTCTAAAATTTTTAACATTGTTTATTTATAGAAGTTTGCTTCAGTATTTAAAAGTGATTAGGGATTGTTTAAAGATCCCTCTGCTTTAAATTCCACCACTCCATGTTTGGGCTTGATCTTTTGAAGTGATGTGCTCTTTTTTTCATAGGCacaataaaaaatgtttcaggATAGCCACAAAAACAGTGGACAACCTTCAggtgaaaaatgaaagattttattCTAACAGAGAAGCAAGTCTAGCACACTACCCACACCAAAATCTTGAAACTTGCAGTTCCATAGTTACTGTGTTTATCCTATAGATAGTgtgataaaaaaatgaaaggggAATCAATGTTTTCAAATTCCTAATGTCCTGCCATAAATGATACCTCCTTGCATCTTATCAGTTCCAGTCCCTCTTCATGTTCTGTTCTGAGTTTTAACACACATCACATGAGAGTCAAATTGTACCTGGACATAAGAACTCACTCTGAAAATCTGTTCCTACTAGTTAGAGATGTAAATAGTAGTATTTGACATCCCTAGTTTATATCTGTTTGAACTgcaatgcaaaatattttaaagtaatccCCTAAACCTCTCTTGATAGATTGCAAATGTCACTGCAGAGAACTATAAGTACCCATTTCATAAGCCAGCAAAAAGATGTGCAGCACAAGTGAGGGTAAAGAAAGAGATTTGCATAGCAAACAAGATCTGGAGTGAATGGAGTGAGCCAGTGTTTATTCAGGATGGTAAGTTATGTGCTTACTACTCATAAGTGTTTTCATGGGTTATGTTATTACCATTCAATATATTTACTTCATTATTGCCtctcttcttctccaggctggtaCTGGGGCTGTACCTAGAGCTCCATGGCACACACCAGgcccacacagctctgctgtagGGAAACAGAGTCCTTAGTCTGAGTTCTGCTTCCATGGCCTTTACAGAACTGTTGTCCTGAGTTAAGTTTCACCTGACTCTTGCCAGCCTttaggaaataataataatggtcAGCAGCTGACTAGGTCCTAACATCTTCATCTCTCCACCCTGTTGCCTTGTCCTGCAAAGGACAGCCCACACATCTCTAAACATACTTTCAACTGGAGTTAGTAAGCCAAGAAATCCACAAAAGTCCTACCATTCATCAAACCATAGAATCTTTAAGGACTAAGTCCAAAATGTCCCTTATTACACTGGTGGAATAATTTCTTATCTGACAGAGATAGGAAATGTTTAGCTCTTATTTAAATATATGTGCTCTGGCCGCAGCATCTCACTCGAgcacaaagaaaacaagagcCTTGCAATACTTATCCTTCAATCTCTGTGAAGAAAACCCCGAACACTGGTGTACTTTCCATGATGACAAAAATGCCTCCACATGCAGAAGCTTCCTGCCATCAGCTTAGGCAGAGGGCAAGTAGTACAGTGGTGTGAGGCTGTGTTTATGGAGAGAAATTTGTgtgttaaaaagcaaaaaaaagtacAGTACCATGGGTAGTAAACCAAAACAAGGTGAGTATCATTATTTAATACAACAGACTGTATTTTGGAATACAGCCTTTTGATTTTTGAGCTTCACATACATATTTATCTGAGGACAGGAAATGCCAGGTGAGACGTTATTATTTTGGAAATGGTTTGAATGCAAGTTCAGTTCTAGAGTTTACTGGATACTGGCTGCCTGCTCTGTCAGATGCCTCACTGTATCCCACTGGTCTGCTGAAAATTTTTTTGGcctaaattaattaatttaatttcaaaagcaTTCCACTTGTGAAATATCTGGAGAAAGAAACCTAATTGACCTTAATTTTCAGTGTGGTGAAGGAGAGAAATACTGAGACCATAAGAGTCTTGAATTCTTCTTTAGGGATTCCCCTTTCTTCTCACTAAAGACAGAGAAAGTCTAGGACCACTGCATGGCCAAGGAGGGGTCTGCCTGGTCTGTGTGCCTGGCATCAGTCCAGCCACATCTGATGTGTAGGTAGGGGAAAtctggagagggaggaggcCTGGGAGGAGGCATGCACATTGACTCATTCCTGTCCAGCCtttcagcagaagaaggaaATGGAGTTGAGCAGTCACCCATTCTGATTCCAGCTTACCAAACCTTGCTCTCAGCATCTGCAGTCTCCTTTAGCTGTTTTCAacactgctgctttcccagcttcCTTTACAGCTGTTGCTGAGGTTTGAGAATCACAGCATGTTTCCTCCACTTCAGAAAAGTTCATGATGGACAGGACCCCCATGGCACGTAAGCTGTAATATCTGCATGTGTTCAGTGCAGCAGGATGATGTACCCTGGAGCATAATGCACATGTGGTGCAGCAATTCTCCTCCTTCCTACTTAGAAAGGATCAGTGGTTTTTATAAAATGAATATATGGAGTTATTCCACTGAAGGTGCTCAGCCAAATCTCTTTACATATCTCCTTTCATGCTGAGACAAATTTTTCTGTCCATTTTCCTCTGTATTctgtggaaattatttttctaattggAAACACATATAAATGGACATTATGCAAgtaacctgaaaaaaaaaccatctattcaatatttttgttttgaaatgtgtCAATTTTTCTGGTGTTAAAGGATATCTTTCTATTGAAATTCTTGAAGAAGCATGGCATGACCTGCTTTCTGTTTCATTCTCCTTGACATTCTACTGTTTCATCTAGGAAATGTGCAGCATTTCTTTaagaatgcattttaaaaaggcattttagccttcatttaaaaaaaaagctgaaacatCAAAACGAAATAACATAATTCAAAACATAACTAA
The sequence above is a segment of the Haemorhous mexicanus isolate bHaeMex1 chromosome 2, bHaeMex1.pri, whole genome shotgun sequence genome. Coding sequences within it:
- the LOC132323768 gene encoding interleukin-5 receptor subunit alpha-like isoform X1 encodes the protein MAHVTVIRVLLILSLFQHKTLFSTILANGEEDIKDALRLHNTLWTTKDDSRVILSWNNNLTKEETKKYTVKYILIYKFFNTTKERKERLQEKEKIIHLQLHSGFNAKVKTQLFAKETEDIIKESDWTEFTYKAPPVYIQNLSCIIYNISFFNCTWHIKAEAPEDIQIFISYRHVGKVFACQQYIKNARKKNIGCYMKEIHFQPSRKINLNITVRNLRNSSGGLSYYKAFTPQTIEKLNPPINVSVSLENRSINIHWKPPPTIGSARKKCFLYQVKITDHKIANVTAENYKYPFHKPAKRCAAQVRVKKEICIANKIWSEWSEPVFIQDEKTVDILLLSLTLFCALVFLGGLLIYECKRYKCLEVLTTPVPHPSNNIKTWLADETHHQQHMSMQMEMNSEVTLATSEENRDENIRLQKCLKELVLEDL
- the LOC132323768 gene encoding interleukin-5 receptor subunit alpha-like isoform X2 yields the protein MAHVTVIRVLLILSLFQHKTLFSTILANGEEDIKDALRLHNTLWTTKDDSRVILSWNNNLTKEETKKYTVKYILIYKFFNTTKERKERLQEKEKIIHLQLHSGFNAKVKTQLFAKETEDIIKESDWTEFTYKAPPVYIQNLSCIIYNISFFNCTWHIKAEAPEDIQIFISYRHVGKVFACQQYIKNARKKNIGCYMKEIHFQPSRKINLNITVRNLRNSSGGLSYYKAFTPQTIEKLNPPINVSVSLENRSINIHWKPPPTIGSARKKCFLYQVKITDHKIANVTAENYKYPFHKPAKRCAAQVRVKKEICIANKIWSEWSEPVFIQDEKTVDILLLSLTLFCALVFLGGLLIYECKSNICQCKWR